From Vicinamibacterales bacterium:
CATCGTGTCCTCTAACTTCCCGCCATCTCTTCTTCGGCCGCCCGTGGACGGAGCGGCTTCGCGCCGCGCTTCTGCGACAGGATGGTGTGCATCTGGTTGCCTTCCTGGCGGGGCATGGTCTCGGCCATCGCCACCTCGGCCAGGTCCTCGATGAGACGCATCAGGATGCGCTGGCCGATCTCCGGATGCGCCATTTCGCGGCCCCGGAAGAACACCGTCGCCTTCACCTTGTCGCCTTCTTCGAGGAAGCGCTCGATGTGCTTCTTCTTGAACTGGTAATCGTGTTCGTCGACCTTCGGCCGGAACTTGATCTCCTTGACCTCGATCACCTTCTGGTGCTTCTTCGCCTCGCGCTGCCGCTTCGCCTCCTGGTA
This genomic window contains:
- the infC gene encoding translation initiation factor IF-3, whose translation is MTIAFDRNRGGRRDDRVRTNERIRVREIRVIDETGQQLGIMPPPQALTIARSKGLDLVEISPTAVPPVCRIMDYGKYQYQEAKRQREAKKHQKVIEVKEIKFRPKVDEHDYQFKKKHIERFLEEGDKVKATVFFRGREMAHPEIGQRILMRLIEDLAEVAMAETMPRQEGNQMHTILSQKRGAKPLRPRAAEEEMAGS